The genome window CGTGGAGCAAAATGGCGTGTTGCGGGCGGACCTACGGAGGTCAGGACCATGGAAAACCCAACCTATTTTGTGAAAGTGAACCTTCGCCGATTCGTGGAGAACGCCAGGCGTGAGGGAGAACCGCTGACTCCCGAAGCGGCCAAATCGTACCTGAGGGCATGGGGGCTCGAACCTTGCCTCGGAAACGTTTGGCGCTGCAACCAAACGACAGTCGACTATCTCAGGCCGGATGAGATCGAATCGAAGATCCGAGTGTGACGGACGAGGCTGAGTACGCCCCCGGGCGGCGTATGCTTAGCCCGGGGCCTGCTCGTCTTCTGCCCTGGGAGACTCCGATCAGGCGCAGACGATTCGGGGGTTCCGCGAGTTGCGGGGCGGAACCGCACTCCAGTAGGCACGGAAGGAAAGGCCAGAACTGTGGACCGCTTAACGGATGGAACTCGGACGATCGAATTCACTGAGGGTGTGAAAGTTGATCAGATGGGGCGGATCATCACGCTGACGGCCAAGAAGCCGATTGGTGCCCAGGTGTGGTGGCACTGCGATATCGAAATTGGCGCACTCCGCGGGCGTGGCAGAGTCATCGACATCGACATTGATCGCGGCAACGGCCTCGAATCGATCCGGCTCGTGCTCGATGCCGAAGAGCCGAAGTCGACGACGAGCGGCGACGCCACTGCTAGAAACTGACAATCTGGTCCCCGCCCTTCGCATCGACCGGCGGAACGTTCCTGCCGAGGCCACTCGGCTAGAGTGAAAGTATGGCAAAGCACGTCGAGTTCACGGGAAAACGCGAGTACCTCTTCGAACGCAACGCCGTGCGATTCGCCGCGATCGTGGACGGCGTTCCAACTTGGTGCATCATTTCAGAGGAGGCAGTCACCGCGGGTGGCCTCCCGTGTTCCAACGCTCTGGATCTTCTGAGAGTCTTTGACCAGCGGTTCAGAGAGGTCGAGGCCGCGTCCCGGCGGAGGATTGACAAGGCTGATCCCAACGCCGAGATCGTGATCACTCGGGCCGACCTCGAGAACAGCTGAATCCGCCAGCGGCATGCGCCGATGGCTCTACGGTGACCTTCAGGAAGCTCTGACCAAGTATGCAATGCATGTCGACCCAAGCCTCCTCTGTGGACTCTCATTTGTCCTCGTCTTCATCGGGGTCTTGCTCGTAGCCGGCAAGGCTACTGGTGCCGTCAAACTTGACTGGAACACCACTTTGATCGCCGCTGCCCTGTTGCTGAACCTGGCGATCATTTTAGCTGCATACGCCGCCCAGACAGT of Planctomyces sp. SH-PL14 contains these proteins:
- a CDS encoding DUF1488 family protein, giving the protein MAKHVEFTGKREYLFERNAVRFAAIVDGVPTWCIISEEAVTAGGLPCSNALDLLRVFDQRFREVEAASRRRIDKADPNAEIVITRADLENS